The Anomaloglossus baeobatrachus isolate aAnoBae1 chromosome 7, aAnoBae1.hap1, whole genome shotgun sequence sequence GCCGAGGCATCTACCATAAAACCACAAACATGTGTGAGGATAACGACAGTATAGACCATCCTCTGCACCCCGACTGTAGGAATGGACTGTACTATTTTGGTATTTCTGATTACTATTACTTTGTGAAGCCTCATGATGAGTGGGGGGTCCAATATCTAAGATGTACTGACTTCAGCCAGAATGAGAATTCGCAGACCTTCTCCTTCCATCCCAGTGTGGTCAACTTTCTCCCAGGGGGTTTAGGCATTAGTAAGGGGTCTGCATATGGTGAATGGGCATGCATCAAGACCATCAGCAATGATTCCCAGACCCCTATTGAGTGGAAGAAGAGCATCCGCAAGAAGATTGGGTATGAGAAGGAGAAGATGTCTAGTATAACACACAACTGGAAGGTGTCCACTACTGCCTCACTAGAAACCGGTGCTTTGACTAAATTAATTTGCAAGAGCCAGTTTTCCCTGACGGCTGAATATGGTGGCTCCAGTGTCAATACTGAGAAGGAAACATGGAGTGAAGCCACTGAAATTGAGGAGACAATTGCCGTGACTCTGCAACCTCATCAGAAAATCTACGTCTGGTCCTACCAGCTTGGCCTGGGTAAAGAGCCTGTGCTGTACTGCCGGGATATGAAAATATTAGATACCTCCAACCCCCCAACTGATGTTCCATTACCCCCTGCTGAGAACCAGGCACAGGCGATGGCTTCCTGAGATCTTGTAGAGCATGAAATTTGTCCTCCATTGGGTGGGACTGGCACTAAGGGGCTCTGCCTCTGTCACAAGATTTGTAAATTGGTAAATCAATAAAGAAATAATGTTTGAATCAACAGTTGTGAATTTATTGTAATGAGGTCAATATGTCTAAAACCAGGGAGATGACTACAGGGGGGACAGAGGTAACATTGCCCTGGGACATTACATTACACAGCCTGCTCCAGTCTGTGGGTgactaaggcggctttcacactacgtttttttttaacatgcgtcctgaacgttttttaacgcaaaaactgatccagtgcaaatgcgttttcatttcaatgcatttgcaatggacttgcgttaacatgcgtttgcgtgcgttatagtgaggatccagcgacttgcagtttttaaacatctttcaaaaacgctacatgtagcgtttttgagctgcgtccaaaaactggaaatcgctggatcctgactaaacagcatgtgaacgctggcatgctgatagacaggatcctgcttgctctactgagcatgcccagaaccagtctcacgtgatcagtccctctctctcctacctctgtctctccccctccctagcctccacctgagagctgcggacactcgtaaccaaggtaaatatcgggtaaccacttatcttagttacccgatctttacgttggttgtgtgtgcagggagcccggctcctagcagctgcagacgctcgtaaccaaagtaaatatcgggtatccaagcaagtatacccgatgtttaccttggttacgaacctccgcagttgtaagaagccggctcccagtctagcacgtttagttcccatcactcccgatcacatgactccaatgcccgcccctaaacatccagtggcaggctcctgcaaagtaacacatgcggtttttgctgtaaaagcaggatccgcttttgcagcaaaaaacgttcaggacgcatgttaaaaagacgtagtgtgaaagcagcctaagctgctcACCCCCCTCAATGTAATGACATCAGTGGACATTGGCTCTGAGATTAAAGAGTAATTGTTTTTTGTTCATAAATCAGTAATGTGCATGAGAATGGGCAAATTTTGCTTATTCTTTTGCCAGAATAGTTGCTGTCAATTCTCCATTTTGAGAATCTGTAATCAATAAAAACTAGTTGTGTTCTCTTCAACCCTGTTCTTGACACTGGACGTActccatatgtggcgcccctggacaatctgccctcccgtgcaatatccacctccttcttggttatgggtccccaactacatggtgttgcctacaacagctaataaaatcctaggtatactctgcaccagacacaccagtggatggcctgagtggaatagggttgcccacttggggggtggggttaggggaagtcaggagtgtcagtcagtcGAGGGAAGTAGACTGGAAGTGTAGGTCAggagcagacagtggtctgggcctagaggagctggatcccCAATCCCAGGGGATTGTGACAGGcggcacggaactgttgaggacagccggcagccttgtacaatcaccgggctgggactagggcttgacggggtacatggaccctaggtcagggagtagcttcaggcaacctgacaatttacccgccgagaacagccttcaagatccgctcttcacccgctccaaaatcgggatactagcgcaacaagggggataggactttccactcacatgGTCTAGAAAATTCAAAGcattaaccctgagagcaagctcccacagttttagccatagtggggagcgggacctgactagttccatactactgggaccaacagaagtatacttaagggggctttacacggtagcgatatcgctatcaatttctagcgatagcgaccgtgtaagtacccaccccgtcgcgcatgcgattgttgaacattatcgctacgcagcgtcacacatacttgcctggtcggcggcgtcgctgtgactgctgaacaatccctccttcaagtgggagggacgattggccggctgcttagtgacgttgcggtgacgtcgctgactgccgaacaatccctcattcaagggggagggacgttcggcatcacagcgacgtcaccgcaacgtcactatgcggccggccaatcaaagcagaggggcggagatgagcaggacataacatcccgcccacctccttccttcctcattggggccggcggcaggtaaggagacattcctcgctcatgcggtgtcacacatagcgatgtgtgctgccgcatgagcgatgaaccacaacgctaaataacccttaccgatttttgactttgggatgacctctccatggtgaacgatttttcaccatttttaaggtcactggtaagtattacacgctgcgatatcgttaatgatgccggatgtgcgtcactaacaacttgaccctggcgaccaaacattaacgatatcgtagcgtgtaaagccccctttagtgccaggaggaaggtcacggatcaccaggcagcaccaatggggactgggcctaaactaagctcccctcatggctgccccattccattgcacccgggtactcctaactgcagcagtggtactccatattacccaacaccacaggtggcgttatgAACTTTAAAGACAcactccccctgtaaatacccacttttttttatttgagtggctgcacgaccccgggATTTGCGATtataggtgagtccttcacgtgtgaccacaaatcaagccACGACACACGCATAGTGTGCAGTGTCTTGATTTGTGGTCACATGTGAAGGATTCGCCCGgaaatcgcaaatcccctgagtgactgcagtgagccgggcgatcagctgtgcttacactcaggttacttgcggccacagctgcagttctCCACGAGagtggtggccgtgagtaaccagtgacagcacagctgatcgcgttatTCACTTCAGTTGATGCATGGAGCTgaaaggagtggcggtgttctactgctgcttctGATgtcgcagagctgaaagcgtcgtgggactttgcgtggattacgtcggacctggaggtgtgtttgagggattaatagtggaagctatgggcttctgccattaactccttattagactgtttgccaccacaccagggcaatttgggatgagccgggtaaagtcctgggactgtcgcatctaatggatgcggcaattctgggtgtttgctggctgatattgttaggctggggagctctccataatgtggagctccccatcctgagaataccagccttcagcagtgttactttaccctggctggtatcaaaattggggggactgcactttttttttttttatactgctcTATAGACATGTCCacctgtggctgtgattggttgcagtgagacagctgtcactcagcgtagtttcagtcagacactccccccaatcataggcgggggaagcaggggtTACGTAATGGATTaaggagcggccagcattttcaaaagagaagccgccacagtgaacgccatgcagcgcagcgctggtgattgtggatcagtgagtatgagagagggggtgggagggagagcccgacatggacagaaagagagatagacacagagatagagaccgacagacgaaagacctgcctttgttatgttaaaaaaaaaaaaaacatgcaagcacattaacattttggcagctttatttttttttttttttttttttttactcattgattttaatgggtgaatgcagccaaaatggcaaaaacaattgacatgttgcttctacaaacgcatgggtttttgacaaaatgctgcgtttcaaaaagcattgtgcgcacagattttgcatgattctcatagattttgctggggaatcagaacgcatgcattttgtcaatgacacagtgcagttgtaaacgcagccaaaacgcaaagtgcgcacatagccttagactggatCGTGCACTAAAAGTAAATGAGAAAGATAGaaagtatgggctccttccaggtatgatgtaatttgtcatgtgatgggggggggcatgttcaaaatgcagcccacgATGGGAACATTCTAAAACGAATGAAGAAAAGGAATGAACATAACTTTTGGTTCCAAATTATAGAGATAAATAATAGGTTTATTAGACATCATAGAAGTGGCATATATCTAGATAATAGTGAAGTGTCCACGTATCccataaacaggtgtatattttattccctgagctgctcaggtggggaatgaacatggaataaatGTAAATAGGGAAATGTCCACAAATTCCATATAAACAGGTGTAATTTTATTTCCTGTGTTAAGTTGGGAAAGAATATGGAATATGTTATGGCTAAACGTTCATTCCACTGTAATCTACATACATTCATTGTTCActgaagtgtaccgccccgcgggctcggctgcaaccgccgagccgctcggatctgtgcttgtACTGCAGGTGGTGgatcaagcctctcacggacccgggggtcacgtcgctctgcaagggagttggcgctacacgcgagaACTTAGGTGaggagttccatggccggggccgcggttgtttggtttgtaagttcgtgacgctacccacgggttgtagtaaatggatagacaccaccgctgctgttaactaggcctcccggggacggtgttgcgcagcttggtgttgacacctccatgggtaggggagcgatggtcccgggggcccgagggaggtgctgaggcgggggagcgggtgatgCGTGTTGGATGCTGGAGCGGGTGATGCGTGTTGGACGCTGGTGAggggcgtggcccgaaggcactggtgtactcactctgacacaatacactggagttcctggtaaaccaaacggagtgatcaacggggcctgcagccggctgcagcttctcccggtataggttggtggtttccgtctttctcctgcacctctgtgtgtaaatgtttgactcctatgcctagacatcgctagtccgctccccgacttgtatatgccataggagcccgtttgcccgcagacgctggccctttgagtttctatgccttggcggtggctttaccctgtatggttgggctgttgtcttctaacaggtcttgtgtgggataggtccttgagTTCAGTCCGCAATcaattgatttgactcggccctgttgggtcggggcttcgtctgggtctgagtacccctcctggtgctccggtttccaattggttcccatgttcggtaccggcaggccaccgcccgaccccttcggttccaccggctgtaatcccagctcctgcaggcggccaccaccgtctgcctccttgccaaaggtgacaggtggctgggtcggagcccagaatagtctatggcaggcctgggcgcaggtctgcccttggacccaaccttcctccttcactgtcaaaattattctgcactgtcaacttgaacttgtgtctccgccttcaggcctgtgaactcatcggtgggcagagccaaccacctggctccgccccccctggtgtggacatcaaacctggagggtggtgacaaggttttgtttgactgatgtcacctaatcgggagggggtgtgttgttgtgtgtgacctgggacgacctgactagtccagggcgttacagaAGCAAAGAGAATAATATATACCTGTTTGAGATATGTTTTCATTTCACTAATATCTACATATCCTTGTTCATTCCCCCACATAAGAAGCGCATGGAATAGAATAGACACCTGTTTATATGGAAGATatgttcattttcctgtaatctaaggtagagaatgaacatggaatatatagaTTACAGGAAAAGGctgatgaaagcgagcagtgatggcagcggagctccgctgcaagttgtccccgttgggaccaccagcaacgttgtttgaaaaagtttttgaAAGTTAAGTGAATtaaccgatgaagtcacctgactggaaacagtgattgaaccggtcgttgctggcaactggtccccattgggaccccttGGAGCCCTTgaaaccaatgcgtagaaactgctacggacaagcctgagaactggcagagcaaccaaacttagtggcatgtaaatagaaatgttggcttgaaaccgttaccgcctccggagaggctgatttgggaggatgggcctggaggaaagtgatggccaggGCCAGCCACTACCGTaatcggtggcaatcctccggggtttcaggggtcccCATAGACGCGGGTCACCTGACAAGGacggaacccgctcgggcaacttggtgctggactggggtcaaggggtgttgcccatttgcttaggggcagcatcagggccaggttgcttgggtgggagagagcggaagccgtaccgttaataaagACAACCGTTAGAAACGTtactaagaaatgtgcctcccgaggtGGGAAGAATGCAAAATACTTGTTTTATCTTTACAGTTAaactaaaaccggtgatggacgggacgggtagcccgcggacggtctgcattttactagggGGGGAGGaatgtggcgccttggacaagccaggtcgtcacagaacaacaccaacacaccccggttaggcacaccgaagcaaaacacaaaatccttgttgccttcctccatgggctgatgtccacaccagatggggcggagccaagcagttggccccacccaccgagttcacaggcctggaggccagaaaagtgtcagtttaggagtttgaagagagtgaggagtaaacacttgggtgtctgggtttgtggcccaggcactgacagcaaggttggcagatggtggtggccatctgcaggagtggtgaagcaacgcggaaccgtaggaccaaggggggggggggggggggtcaccctgtcaccagcagcggtggtgcccatcttcaccacgacccgtgtgtagcatcacggactaaatcccccaaaccaaccacccctttcactcacgggcgaggagcgctgctcgagttcccagatccggcccactgagcagccgcagcagtgccggacccgagcgaccagcagcgtcctccccgcccgcgacaacagcgcaatctaaggggttaacaggcacaggtggattttccgtctctgatccacctgcacctgtctaGGCATGAACATCTTGTGCTCTGATCAAAAGAGATGTGCAGGGAATAGTGTGGCTTCGCTGCTGGAGCCTACGGAAAGCAGAAGGagaccaaggacataccagtatgGACCTTATTCGACACCCTCTTTGTAAAGAGTGTGTACGAGTCCATATGAAATATTTACCCagctattatctgctccattgccacTGCCACTCAAGAGCCTGACAATTTTTTAATCTTTACTTTGTTAGATTTGAAAGCTTAAACATCCAagttgaccactaatggtatgtatagagttAGCCTGATCATGCCAGTGTAGCTTTTATATGAAAATCccagtgattggtgcgctttaactatATCAAAAATGTTGCATAAACCAATATATGGTGTTAGTAGCTCCAGGTAAGCTCATCTGAGCACAGTGCCATAACATCCTGTGTCCCTTGTAGCTACACAGCAATCTCCTATGAAGCCCTGCCTCCACCTGGAGTGACATCCCAGGTACACTTTTGGTGCAGTGTGAAATTAGGATAATAGGAGGCCCTACTAAACCATTTAGTCTCCTAAAGCCAGCGTTACAcgggacaatatatcgtgcgatcgcacccgctcccatagtttgtgcggcacaggcaacaatctgcccgtaatgcacaaagtcgttaacccccccagaacgacgtgtcaacgagcaacgataaggtgagtatttttgctcgatcagtcgttcatagctgtcacacgctacgatatgtcaaacgatgctggatgtgcgtcttggaatccgtgacccccgacaacatgtcacacgctacgatatatcgcgtGATACCACCTTAAGGCTTTGATATTGGAGGAATCTGAACAAGCAGTCTGAAGTAGATGTGGATGTACAACTCATCTGGCAGTTTGTTTATGAAGCAGTCTCCATCTGCAGCACTAGTGCTTTGTCCCAGCCACCAGTACCCAAGAGGAAAGTTACCCCTGTGCCCATGTCCCTGGTTTTAGTAGGGTTCAGCTGCCCTGTATGACTACAGTAAAGCAAGAAATGTTGATCCAAACATTGCTTTATTAAATTACGAGTAAACAAAACCGGTTATTCACTTAGACCCTTGCTATACAGGGTGCACTTAAGCATCCACCAATGGTTGACAATTTCCTTTATCTGTAAATGCTCGAAGCTGTTGCCTGTTTTACTAGTTTTTAGCAGGGGGTAATGGAACGTCAGTTGGAGGGTCTGATGTAGCCAAAATTCTCATATCCCGGCAGTACAGCACAGGCTCTTTACCCAGGCCAAGCTGGTAGGACCAGACGTAGATTTTCTGATCCGGTTTCAGAGTTGCAGAGATGGTCTCCTCAATTTCAGTGGCTTCACTCCATGTTTCTTTCTCAGTGTTGAGACTGGAGCCACCATATTCAGCCGTCAGGGAAAACTGACTCTTGACAATTAATTTAGTCAAAGCACCGGTTTCTAGTGAGGCAGTAGTGGACACCTTCCAGTTGTGTGTTATGCTAGACATCTTCTCCTTCTCATACCCAATCTTCTTGCGGATGCTCTTCTTCCACTCCATAGGGGTCTGGGAAACATTGCTGATGGTCTTGATGCATGACCATTCACCGTACGCTGACCCCTTACTAATGCCTAGACCTCCTGAAGAAAGGGGATGACACTGGGATGGAAGGAGAAGATGTGTGAATTCTCATTAATTGAGAAGTCAGTGCTTTTTACATATTGGATCCCCCACTTGTCATGAGGCTTCACAAAGTAATAGAAATCAGCAACACCAAAATAGTAAAGACCACCCCTACAGTTGGGGTGCAGGGGATATTCTATACTGTCCTTATCCTCACACATGTTTGTAGTTTTACGGTAGACACCTCTCCCTGGATAGATGATATAGAAGTGACCAAAAGCCGTCAGGTAGTGTTCTCCTCCTTGGCAGTTCTTGTGTAAGGGGTAGACGATGGCATCTTCATCAGTGGTCATGTCCTTCACACGGCGATAATCTTTTCCCTTGATTATGTAGAATAGGTGGTCTTCAGTAGCCAAGTAATGATCTCCTCCTGTACATGAAGGATGCAGGCTGAAGATCTCCAGATTATCTCCACTGTTGAAGTTGGTTGATCTCATGTAGCAACCAAGATCAGAGCGGACAATGTAATAATATTTGTCCACTCCACAGAAGTCCACTCCCTTGGCCAGGTTCTTGGGGACAATTTTTCCACTCATGATTGTGATCCTGAAAGAAATTAAAAGCCAAAGTTAAACATTTAGATTTTGAAGAAGAATGACCACACTAAAGTTACCGTCACACacaagcgacgcttcagcgatcccaccagcaacctgacctggcagggatagctggagcgtcgctactcgggttgctggtgagctgtcaaacaggcagatctcaccagtgaccagcccccagcgatgcatggaagcgatgctgcgcttggtaactaaggtaaatatcgggtaaccaagaagctcttaccttggttacccaatgtttaccttagttaccagcgtccaccgctctcggctgtcagtgccggctccctgcacacatagccagactacacatcgggtaattaaccccatgtgtgcagggagccggcactgacagccgagagcggcggacgctggtaacgaaggtaaatatcgggtaaccaaggtaagggcttcttggttacctgctgtttacgtggttaccagcgtccgcagaagccggctcctgctgcctgcacatttagttgttgctctgtcgctgtcacacacagcgatgtgcgcttcacagcgggagtgcaacaactaaaaaaaatggtccaggacattcagcaacaacctcacagcaggggccaggttgttgctggatgtcacactaagcaacatcgctagcaagttgtgcctcagcagcgatgttgcttagtgtgacggtaccttaagtttctGTACaaccctcctcccccctcccccaccaaGCATGTAGCATACATCTATTTTTGAAGGTACAGCAGTTGATAATTTAGTGTACCAAGAAAGCTcctgatgtagcgcccctgaagccatcagggagctacaaggtactgcatccccaccaggatgcagggcctacccactagggacccagaagaccagtgccagtaacacaaaCAATCCAGATAATCCCTGAACCCCCTCCCATAgactggtacaaggctagggtcggaccaatggatggtcacctaggaggtggagccaatccagtccactaccaCCACCAGGTGGGAGGGGGAGACAGTGTGAGAGTGTAGTCGTCGAGAGATTACAGTGAAGGTGAAGGGAAGGACTGTCGAGAGTGGAACAGTGACCCAGGCGGTTAGTtgtcggtggagtactcccagaactacgcaccaacggggtacagaatcctaggtcaggcaaacactccaggcagacctgataaaatctgcacagtgaggggaccatcaaggacctcactgagcttGACGTTTGGTAtacagtagcaacaggagaaccggatacaggaccagagactccaaccccacagggttcacgctaatgtcatatggactgctgtagaagacgaccaggaggggacccccagccgctccaagccacggggcccacaccaaccaaagacaggtgcaggggaaagaagccaccaggtcactaaaccagcactgggactacagggacctggggttaagaccagccttcctcaggtgacagttaccagcttactgtgagtaaaagaaccagttacactgaaaccccttgtgtggtctaccttctttcaacacccatctgcatcacctatcccctgggacccggccctgcttgtggagggcctaacatccaggctgccactaacaccagtcccagtagtgaaaactgcagcggcggctccatccacatagccgcaagtggcgtcatgtgtgaACATTATTCATCCCCTGTGAATATTACCcttttttaaaaagcacccaggccacgggaccgggcaacgaccaccaaagtgacattccccagttatacaccgcctgggacagagtaccccataaccctgggcaacaaTGACATTTCCTAAAGTTCACAAGAATTAGCCACCAGGCCAGATCCTGGGTCACCAGTGTCTGCACCGTCCGGTCACAGACCATGAGCAGGCTCTGGCTTCATCTGTGATTTTACAAGATAGAGACATTTTTTTGGACGGTGTATGGGGCTGCTGCAACCATTTCACCAGAAAGCTCTGTGCTGCCGACCACTGTTTTATCCATAACCTCATCATTCACATTGTCAGTTTCCCATCTGTAGGTCACAGAACCACCTGAAACCTATAGATACCGGCCCAGAGGTCTCCTACAAGGACCTCCCATCTCCTGACGCTGTAGTTGCAGGTCACCAGTATTTACCCCCTTTCCTAACATTGTGCATGTTCAGTGTTGGGGCCACATCTACATGGAGCCGTGTTACACAGCCCGTATCTGCCTCTAGGAGCTGGGACAAGGTC is a genomic window containing:
- the LOC142245827 gene encoding uncharacterized protein LOC142245827 produces the protein MSGKIVPKNLAKGVDFCGVAEYYYIVRSDLGCYMRSTNFNKGEDLNVFSLHPACSGGDHYLAHEDDLFYIIKGNQYRRVKNMNTDEESIVYPLHKNCQGGDHYLSAFGNFYIIYQSRGIYHKTTNMCEDNDSIDHPLHPDCRNGLYYFGISDYYYFVKPHDEWGVQYLRCTDFSQNENSQTFSFHPSVVNFLPGGLGISKGSAYGEWACIKTISNDSQTPIEWKKSIRKKIGYEKEKMSSITHNWKVSTTASLETGALTKLICKSQFSLTAEYGGSSVNTEKETWSEATEIEETIAVTLQPHQKIYVWSYQLGLGKEPVLYCRDMKILDTSNPPTDVPLPPAENQAQAMAS